A genomic window from Streptomyces sp. MST-110588 includes:
- a CDS encoding STAS domain-containing protein yields the protein MLDEGRTFGSRVRPTSFGVVLELSGELDIFATTTLSQRIDELTNVRRPDLVLDMSEVTFIDCGGLSLLCRARQRIAARDGRLRLAGVAASPSTQRLLRLTGMTHCFDLCDPPPSAIPRTAATTNSDNSVIA from the coding sequence ATGCTGGACGAAGGGCGGACATTCGGGAGCCGGGTACGGCCGACGAGCTTCGGCGTCGTACTGGAACTGAGCGGAGAACTCGACATCTTCGCCACGACGACACTCTCGCAGCGCATCGACGAACTCACCAACGTACGCCGTCCCGACCTCGTACTGGACATGAGCGAGGTGACCTTCATCGACTGCGGCGGCCTGTCCCTGCTGTGCCGGGCACGGCAGCGCATCGCTGCCAGGGACGGCCGGCTGCGCCTGGCGGGCGTCGCCGCGAGCCCCAGCACCCAGCGCCTGCTGCGGCTGACCGGAATGACCCATTGCTTCGACCTGTGCGACCCCCCTCCCTCCGCAATCCCCCGGACCGCCGCCACCACCAACTCCGACAACTCGGTCATCGCCTGA
- a CDS encoding restriction endonuclease — MLLTQWLLAHLWVLALVGVLAALTAGGYVHRARQRAAWDRVRRQALRLRPAQLDALDHRDFETAVRDLMRRDGCRAERLGGAGDDACDVKATDPLGRVWAVQCKHRRDGLRGQAVGTGVLQQVNGTAKPVHRADVAVVVTNGRFSSKAIPWGHRHGIHLVDRAVLVEWAGGSRPLWEILDRLPPPRRSVTFN; from the coding sequence GTGCTGCTGACACAGTGGCTGCTTGCCCACTTATGGGTCCTGGCGCTGGTCGGGGTGCTGGCCGCGCTGACGGCCGGGGGGTATGTCCACCGTGCGCGGCAGCGGGCGGCGTGGGACCGGGTCCGTCGCCAGGCGCTGCGCCTGCGGCCGGCTCAACTGGACGCGCTGGACCATCGGGACTTCGAGACGGCCGTACGTGATCTGATGCGCCGCGACGGGTGCCGGGCCGAGCGGCTGGGAGGCGCCGGTGACGACGCGTGCGACGTGAAGGCCACGGACCCGTTGGGCCGGGTCTGGGCCGTGCAGTGCAAGCACCGTCGGGACGGGCTGCGCGGGCAGGCCGTGGGGACGGGGGTGCTGCAACAGGTCAACGGGACGGCCAAGCCGGTGCACCGGGCGGATGTCGCCGTGGTCGTCACCAACGGCCGCTTCTCGTCCAAGGCGATACCGTGGGGGCACCGGCACGGGATCCATTTGGTCGACCGTGCGGTTCTGGTGGAGTGGGCGGGCGGCTCCCGGCCGCTGTGGGAGATACTCGACCGCCTCCCGCCGCCTCGGCGTTCGGTCACCTTCAACTGA
- a CDS encoding alpha-ketoglutarate-dependent dioxygenase AlkB encodes MYDHGSPSRPRTSPAPGAVHVPAWLTLEQQRELVTACRDWARGPVPIRHTKLPRGGVMSVQTVCIGWHWQPYAYTRTADDVNGARVAEFPDWMVELGRRALVDAYGEESAGDGYTPDTALINFYDGDGRSKLGMHQDKEERSDAPVVSLSIGDTCVFRFGNTETRTQPYTDIELASGDLFVFGGPSRWAYHGVPKTYPGTGDPATGLARGRLNITMRVTGLP; translated from the coding sequence GTGTACGATCACGGCTCCCCCTCCCGACCCCGCACGAGCCCCGCGCCGGGCGCGGTGCACGTCCCCGCCTGGCTGACCTTGGAGCAGCAGCGGGAACTGGTCACCGCCTGCCGGGACTGGGCGCGCGGTCCGGTGCCGATCCGGCACACCAAACTGCCGCGCGGCGGGGTGATGTCCGTACAGACGGTGTGCATCGGCTGGCACTGGCAGCCGTACGCGTACACCCGTACCGCCGATGACGTCAACGGCGCCCGCGTCGCCGAATTCCCGGACTGGATGGTGGAGTTGGGGCGCCGGGCGCTGGTCGACGCGTACGGGGAGGAGAGCGCCGGTGACGGCTACACACCGGATACGGCACTGATCAACTTCTATGACGGGGACGGGCGGTCCAAACTCGGCATGCACCAGGACAAGGAGGAGCGGTCCGACGCGCCGGTCGTCTCGCTCAGCATCGGTGACACCTGCGTCTTCCGCTTCGGGAACACCGAAACCCGCACCCAGCCCTATACGGACATCGAACTGGCCTCCGGTGACCTGTTCGTCTTCGGTGGACCGTCCCGGTGGGCGTATCACGGGGTGCCGAAGACGTACCCGGGCACCGGTGACCCTGCCACCGGCCTGGCCCGCGGCCGTCTGAACATCACCATGCGGGTGACAGGTCTCCCGTAA
- a CDS encoding DUF2277 domain-containing protein: MCRSIKTLRPPATPEVTDEDIRAAALQYVRKVSGFRAPATHNREVFEHAVDAVAAATQDLLAGLRVRGSSAH; the protein is encoded by the coding sequence ATGTGCCGAAGCATCAAGACACTCCGTCCGCCCGCCACCCCGGAAGTGACCGACGAGGACATCCGCGCAGCGGCGCTGCAGTACGTCCGTAAGGTCTCCGGCTTCCGTGCGCCGGCCACCCACAACCGCGAGGTGTTCGAGCACGCCGTGGACGCGGTGGCCGCCGCGACCCAGGACCTGCTCGCGGGCCTGCGCGTCCGCGGCAGCTCAGCTCACTGA
- a CDS encoding glutathione peroxidase: MSADLYGIPLRTLAGEPVSLADYRGRALLVVNVASKCGLTPQYAGLERLQERFGARGLSVLGFPCNQFAGQEPGTAEEISTFCSTTYGVSFPLFEKTEVNGPDRHPLYAELTRAQDAEGESGDVQWNFEKFLVNGQGEVVGRFRPRVEPESEEVVRAVEAVLPG, encoded by the coding sequence ATGAGTGCGGATCTGTACGGGATTCCGTTGCGGACGCTGGCCGGGGAGCCGGTATCGCTGGCCGACTACCGGGGGCGGGCGCTGCTGGTCGTCAATGTGGCGTCCAAGTGCGGGCTGACGCCGCAGTACGCGGGGCTGGAGCGGCTTCAGGAGCGCTTCGGGGCACGGGGGCTGAGTGTGCTGGGCTTCCCCTGCAACCAGTTCGCGGGGCAGGAGCCGGGTACGGCCGAGGAGATCAGTACGTTCTGCTCCACGACGTACGGCGTCAGCTTCCCGTTGTTCGAGAAGACGGAGGTCAACGGGCCGGACCGGCATCCGTTGTACGCGGAGTTGACCCGCGCGCAGGATGCCGAGGGCGAGTCCGGGGACGTTCAGTGGAACTTCGAGAAGTTCCTGGTGAACGGGCAGGGCGAGGTCGTGGGGCGTTTCCGGCCGCGGGTGGAGCCGGAGAGCGAGGAAGTGGTGCGGGCCGTCGAGGCGGTGCTGCCGGGCTGA
- a CDS encoding lasso peptide biosynthesis B2 protein: MSTVVPHRADLRLTPGRRLLTALAVYAARRLARKPPAHIRTVLTRLRKGARPATYAEAQTAREAVLAVSLRCAGPEGCLPRSLATVLLCRAGGTWPAWVVGVRARPPFGAHAWVEAEGRMVDEEAGPEYFRALFTVPAARSAGAEQNLGKTSGTSKQQ, from the coding sequence GTGAGCACGGTCGTACCGCATCGCGCGGACCTGCGGCTCACGCCCGGACGGCGGCTGCTCACCGCGCTCGCGGTGTATGCCGCCCGCCGTCTGGCACGCAAGCCGCCGGCTCATATACGCACCGTACTGACCCGGTTGCGCAAGGGTGCCCGCCCCGCCACCTACGCCGAGGCGCAGACCGCCCGCGAGGCCGTACTCGCGGTGAGCCTGCGGTGTGCGGGCCCGGAAGGCTGCCTGCCCCGCTCGTTGGCGACCGTGCTGCTGTGCCGGGCGGGCGGCACCTGGCCGGCCTGGGTGGTGGGGGTACGGGCCCGTCCGCCGTTCGGGGCGCATGCCTGGGTGGAGGCCGAGGGGCGGATGGTCGACGAAGAGGCGGGACCGGAGTACTTCCGTGCGCTGTTCACGGTCCCGGCGGCAAGGTCCGCAGGAGCGGAGCAGAACCTCGGAAAAACGAGCGGAACCTCGAAGCAGCAGTGA
- a CDS encoding asparagine synthase-related protein: protein MEKRHSSAPGSRLTLSPDGRQHTVKRWWQPPEPVLSLEAGARALRQALEDAVRVRTSGPEPISTDLSGGLDSTTLTALAVQDRASLTAFTMENDDAADDDAHWAKIAAAHLPHLDHVLFPGHELPGFYEGLTGLDDVPDEPSIALLSAPRLRAGRDRATAHGSRLHLDGFGGDQLLTGHPAHYHDLLRSRPLLALRRLRTQHLLTGTGHPAGSSVRTLLDGGSYRRWFTAGTEALAGGRPRRPRNPLFDWGDALRLPPWLTPEAVGLVTDALREAARAAQPLAPTRGRHSDLLAVQDAGRMIRQFHQLVEGAVGTTAGGPVGRTAGRTDGGREFTPASPFLDDRVADACLSVRPEERVTPWEFKPLIKAAMADVLPGELLRRRTKGDGSTIAAEGFERSRRELAELWENSRLAELGLIDPAPLRELFRRPYTARLHDGAMPVTLGCELWARAAVPAGPAASAGSAGFTGSAGATGSAAPVAGGARA, encoded by the coding sequence GTGGAAAAACGTCACAGCAGTGCCCCGGGCTCGCGTCTGACGCTCTCCCCCGACGGGCGGCAGCACACGGTGAAGCGCTGGTGGCAGCCCCCGGAGCCGGTGCTGTCGCTGGAGGCGGGGGCGCGGGCGCTACGGCAGGCGCTGGAGGACGCCGTACGCGTACGGACCAGCGGCCCCGAACCGATCAGTACGGACCTGTCCGGTGGCCTGGACTCCACCACCCTGACCGCGCTGGCCGTACAGGACCGTGCCTCGCTGACCGCCTTCACCATGGAGAACGACGACGCGGCCGACGACGACGCCCACTGGGCCAAGATCGCCGCGGCCCATCTGCCGCACCTCGACCACGTCCTGTTCCCGGGCCATGAACTCCCCGGCTTCTACGAGGGGCTGACGGGCCTGGACGACGTACCCGACGAGCCGTCCATCGCGCTGCTGAGCGCTCCCCGGCTGCGGGCCGGCCGGGACCGGGCGACCGCCCACGGCTCGCGTCTGCATCTGGACGGCTTCGGGGGCGACCAGCTCCTGACGGGTCATCCGGCGCACTACCACGACCTGCTGCGCAGCCGTCCGCTGCTCGCGCTGCGGCGGCTGCGCACCCAGCACCTGCTCACCGGTACCGGCCACCCTGCCGGCAGTTCCGTACGGACCTTGCTCGACGGTGGTTCCTACCGCCGCTGGTTCACGGCCGGGACCGAGGCACTGGCCGGCGGCCGGCCCCGCCGCCCGCGCAACCCCCTCTTCGACTGGGGCGATGCCCTGCGCCTTCCCCCGTGGCTCACACCGGAGGCCGTCGGCCTGGTCACCGATGCCCTGCGGGAGGCGGCCCGGGCGGCACAGCCGCTCGCGCCCACCCGGGGCCGGCACAGCGATCTGCTGGCGGTCCAGGACGCCGGGCGCATGATCCGCCAGTTCCACCAGTTGGTGGAGGGGGCAGTGGGGACGACTGCTGGGGGGCCGGTCGGGAGGACGGCTGGAAGGACGGACGGGGGAAGGGAGTTCACGCCGGCTTCCCCGTTCCTCGACGATCGGGTCGCCGACGCCTGCCTGTCCGTACGGCCCGAAGAACGGGTGACCCCCTGGGAGTTCAAGCCGCTGATCAAAGCGGCCATGGCGGACGTCCTGCCGGGCGAGTTGCTGCGACGGCGGACCAAGGGGGACGGCTCGACGATCGCGGCCGAGGGCTTCGAACGGAGCCGGCGGGAGCTCGCCGAGCTGTGGGAGAACTCCCGGCTGGCCGAGCTGGGACTGATCGACCCGGCGCCGCTGCGCGAGCTGTTCCGCCGTCCGTACACCGCCCGGCTCCACGACGGGGCGATGCCGGTGACGCTCGGCTGTGAGCTGTGGGCGCGGGCCGCTGTACCGGCGGGACCGGCTGCTTCGGCCGGTTCGGCGGGTTTCACCGGCTCGGCGGGGGCCACCGGCTCGGCTGCTCCGGTGGCCGGTGGCGCCCGCGCCTGA
- a CDS encoding NAD(P)/FAD-dependent oxidoreductase, which translates to MERPRVLIVGGGFAGVECARALEHGLPAREAEITLVTPNNYQLYLPLLPHVAAGVLTPQSIAPSLRRILRRTRIVPGGVIGIDAASKVCVVRLITGETTDVHYDRLVLTPGSVTRSFDIPGLSEHARGMKTLAEAAYVRDHVISQLDIAAASSDAAERAARLQFVVVGGGYAGTETVAYLQRLTNAAAKRYPRLDPAQIKWHLIDIAPKLMPELGDRLGGKAMALLRRRGTDVSLGVSVAEVTADTVRFTDDRLLPCHTLIWTAGVAASPLIGTLGAETVRGRLAVASNLTVPGMPEVLACGDAAAVPDLTKEAGAVCPPTAQHAQRQGKHAARNIIAGLRNAPLTPYRHKDLGLVVDLGGTDAVSKPVGIELSSLPAQIVARGYHLMALRTGTARFRTTANWCINATAGDDFVRIGFLARQPATLRDFERTDVYLTPEDVHKRLAARQTG; encoded by the coding sequence ATGGAAAGACCCAGAGTCCTGATCGTGGGCGGCGGCTTCGCCGGTGTGGAGTGCGCGCGGGCCCTGGAACACGGCCTGCCGGCCCGGGAAGCCGAGATCACGCTTGTCACGCCCAACAACTACCAGCTCTACCTGCCGCTGCTCCCCCATGTCGCCGCCGGAGTGCTCACCCCGCAGTCGATCGCCCCCTCGCTGCGCCGCATCCTGCGCCGTACCCGCATCGTGCCGGGCGGGGTGATCGGCATCGACGCCGCCTCCAAGGTCTGTGTCGTACGGCTGATCACCGGCGAGACCACCGACGTCCACTACGACCGCCTGGTGCTGACGCCCGGCAGCGTCACCCGTTCCTTCGACATCCCCGGGCTGAGCGAGCACGCACGCGGCATGAAGACCCTCGCCGAGGCCGCCTACGTACGTGACCACGTCATCTCGCAGCTCGACATCGCCGCGGCCTCCTCGGACGCGGCGGAGCGCGCCGCCCGGCTGCAGTTCGTGGTCGTGGGCGGCGGATACGCGGGTACCGAGACCGTCGCCTACCTCCAGCGGCTCACCAACGCGGCGGCCAAGCGCTACCCGCGCCTGGACCCCGCCCAGATCAAGTGGCACCTGATCGACATCGCGCCGAAGCTGATGCCCGAACTCGGCGACCGGCTCGGCGGCAAGGCCATGGCCCTGTTGCGCAGGCGCGGCACGGACGTCTCACTGGGGGTGTCCGTCGCCGAGGTCACCGCGGACACCGTGCGCTTCACGGACGACCGGCTGCTGCCCTGCCACACCCTGATCTGGACGGCGGGTGTCGCCGCCAGCCCGCTGATCGGCACGCTGGGCGCCGAGACCGTACGCGGCCGGCTGGCCGTCGCCTCGAACCTGACCGTGCCGGGGATGCCGGAGGTGCTGGCCTGCGGTGACGCGGCGGCCGTGCCGGACCTCACCAAGGAGGCGGGCGCCGTGTGCCCGCCCACGGCGCAGCACGCGCAGCGCCAGGGCAAGCACGCCGCGCGGAACATCATCGCCGGGCTGCGCAACGCTCCGCTGACCCCCTACCGGCACAAGGACCTCGGCCTGGTCGTGGACCTCGGCGGCACGGACGCGGTGTCCAAGCCGGTGGGGATCGAGCTGTCGAGCCTGCCGGCGCAGATCGTGGCGCGCGGCTACCACCTCATGGCCCTGCGCACCGGCACCGCCCGGTTCCGTACGACCGCGAACTGGTGCATCAACGCCACGGCGGGCGACGATTTCGTACGGATCGGGTTCCTGGCGCGGCAGCCCGCGACGCTGCGGGACTTCGAGCGGACCGATGTCTACCTCACGCCGGAGGACGTGCACAAGCGGCTGGCGGCACGGCAGACGGGGTGA
- a CDS encoding 2OG-Fe(II) oxygenase, protein MTTRVPSAVDSADRPGRPAWTDDPGGTDEPGGTDGTDRLGRADWPSLTDELNAYGCALTPRLLSTRECREIAELYDEAERFRATVDMARHRFGSGQYRYFNRPYPEPVQRLREAFYPRLLPIARDWAEKLRRPAPWPDTLEEWLAMCHRADQARSTAILLRYEEGDWNALHRDLYGDLVFPLQVVIGLDEPGTDYTGGEFLLVEQRPRAQSRGTATVLRQGHGLIFTTRDRPVRSTRGWSTGPVRHGVSTVRSGRRHALGLVFHDAA, encoded by the coding sequence ATGACCACCCGTGTCCCGTCGGCGGTGGACAGCGCGGACAGGCCGGGCCGTCCCGCCTGGACAGACGATCCAGGTGGGACGGACGAGCCAGGTGGGACGGACGGGACGGACCGGCTGGGCCGGGCCGACTGGCCGTCCCTGACCGATGAGCTCAACGCGTACGGCTGTGCGCTCACCCCGCGCTTGCTGAGTACCCGGGAATGCCGGGAGATCGCGGAGCTGTACGACGAGGCGGAACGGTTCCGCGCAACCGTGGACATGGCCCGGCACCGCTTCGGTTCCGGGCAGTACCGTTACTTCAACCGTCCGTACCCGGAGCCCGTCCAGCGACTGCGCGAGGCGTTCTATCCGCGCCTGCTGCCGATCGCCCGCGACTGGGCGGAGAAACTGCGCAGGCCGGCGCCCTGGCCGGACACGCTGGAGGAGTGGCTGGCGATGTGCCACCGGGCCGACCAGGCCAGGTCGACGGCGATCCTGCTCCGCTACGAGGAGGGGGACTGGAACGCCCTCCACCGCGATCTGTACGGCGATCTGGTCTTCCCGCTCCAGGTCGTCATCGGGCTCGACGAACCGGGCACCGACTACACGGGAGGCGAGTTCCTGCTGGTGGAGCAGCGTCCTCGTGCCCAGTCGCGAGGCACCGCGACCGTTCTCCGGCAGGGGCACGGGTTGATCTTCACCACCCGTGACCGGCCGGTCCGTTCCACGCGCGGCTGGTCCACCGGGCCGGTGCGGCACGGCGTCAGTACGGTCCGCTCGGGCCGCCGCCATGCGCTGGGCCTGGTCTTCCACGACGCCGCCTGA
- a CDS encoding keywimysin-related RiPP, with amino-acid sequence MKNDERVEDRELQVYEAPEMFEVGSFQEDTGYIGRKKTEPIAQIPRSFW; translated from the coding sequence ATGAAGAACGACGAGCGCGTGGAGGACCGCGAACTCCAGGTCTACGAGGCCCCGGAGATGTTCGAGGTCGGCTCCTTCCAGGAGGACACCGGCTACATCGGCCGCAAGAAGACCGAGCCCATCGCCCAGATCCCTCGGAGCTTCTGGTAA
- a CDS encoding lasso peptide biosynthesis PqqD family chaperone: protein MTLKLRADVSTADTEYGTVLLDGSTGRYWQLNATASLALRTLLEGGTAEEAARRLTTGYDVEESRARADVEKLLAGLLAAKVAEA from the coding sequence ATGACGTTGAAACTGCGCGCCGATGTGTCGACGGCCGACACCGAGTACGGAACGGTCCTGCTGGACGGCTCCACCGGCCGCTACTGGCAGCTCAACGCCACCGCGAGCCTGGCCCTGCGGACCCTCCTGGAGGGCGGGACGGCCGAGGAGGCGGCCCGGCGGCTGACGACCGGTTACGACGTCGAGGAGTCACGTGCCCGCGCCGACGTGGAAAAGCTGCTGGCCGGACTGCTCGCCGCCAAGGTGGCGGAGGCGTGA
- a CDS encoding methylated-DNA--[protein]-cysteine S-methyltransferase, producing the protein MALHTTAPATAFPPTPPSTVTATATATATAAGSSTLYASIGSPLGELLLVGEESPTARGGIALASLSMSGQKGAAIVQDGWRRAPEAFAEIAEQLAAYFDGARTHFDIDRVIGRGTAFQQRVWDALETIPYGTTTSYGALAEAAGISRAAVRALGTAIGANPLLIVRPCHRVIGANGTLTGYAGGLERKRRLLDLEQA; encoded by the coding sequence ATGGCTCTCCATACGACCGCCCCCGCCACCGCCTTCCCTCCCACCCCTCCCAGCACTGTCACCGCCACCGCCACCGCCACCGCCACTGCCGCGGGAAGCAGCACGCTCTACGCGTCGATCGGCAGTCCGCTCGGTGAACTGCTCCTGGTCGGCGAGGAGAGCCCGACCGCGCGCGGCGGCATCGCCCTGGCCTCGCTCTCCATGTCCGGCCAGAAGGGAGCCGCGATCGTGCAGGACGGATGGCGGCGCGCCCCCGAGGCGTTCGCCGAGATCGCCGAGCAGCTAGCGGCGTACTTCGACGGAGCGCGCACCCATTTCGACATCGACCGCGTCATCGGCCGGGGCACCGCGTTCCAGCAGCGGGTCTGGGACGCGCTGGAGACCATTCCGTACGGCACCACCACCAGCTACGGCGCGCTGGCCGAGGCAGCGGGCATCTCCCGTGCCGCGGTCCGCGCCCTGGGTACGGCGATCGGTGCCAATCCGCTGCTGATCGTACGGCCCTGCCACCGCGTCATCGGCGCGAACGGCACCCTGACCGGCTATGCGGGCGGGCTGGAGCGCAAGCGGCGGCTGCTCGACCTGGAGCAGGCATGA